The Phragmitibacter flavus genome has a segment encoding these proteins:
- a CDS encoding exopolysaccharide biosynthesis polyprenyl glycosylphosphotransferase, whose amino-acid sequence MPQARVSKRLVSAGAHFLMDALAVHVGLLFGCLVRFTDDFSIQTLLYLPAIGLASIVLPCVLYIGGLYTEEPAKIGKWMRFRWLLFAILAALLVIFTVGAVSYDLRIGRGVLLMGFPITVAICCFHHGVEHGRSRLPGESAVCLVADTDDELAAEILARHSRRTLIKGLICVGGYRPQRQLPILGTLEEGQPIDLSSNSVILVRDGHMVLPQVASFLRRWRYEGIDVLSLADLCEEVFQAVPLQMVTESWLFRASTQSNLFYVKRLKRLFDIAASLAFMVMLSPFLFVGMLLVKTQSKGPVFFRQERLGRLGRKFEVVKLRTMHVDAEKDGPKWSVANDKRVFPAGKWLRKFRVDEIPQLLNVLRGEMSFVGPRPERGVFVSELEQKIPHYRERLFIQPGLTGWAQVRYPYGSCAGDAWRKLEFDLYYMKHMSLLLDFFVLLETVRTVLVGGVKSMGEHAVHADREWSLLSPGLLAEVEAGGISDPLPGTTAVNA is encoded by the coding sequence ATGCCACAAGCGAGAGTGTCCAAGAGGCTGGTTTCCGCCGGAGCCCATTTTTTAATGGATGCGCTGGCAGTTCACGTCGGACTCTTGTTTGGTTGTTTGGTTCGGTTTACCGATGACTTTTCGATCCAAACGCTTCTATATTTACCTGCCATAGGGCTGGCTTCCATTGTCCTTCCTTGTGTTCTGTATATCGGTGGTTTGTATACTGAGGAACCAGCGAAGATTGGCAAATGGATGAGGTTTCGGTGGCTCTTGTTTGCAATCTTGGCCGCGTTGTTGGTGATCTTTACAGTCGGTGCGGTTTCGTATGATTTGAGAATCGGGCGCGGGGTATTGTTGATGGGATTTCCGATCACTGTTGCGATCTGCTGTTTCCATCATGGAGTGGAACATGGACGTTCTAGACTTCCAGGTGAGAGTGCCGTTTGTCTGGTTGCTGACACAGATGACGAGTTGGCTGCGGAGATCCTTGCAAGACATAGTCGGCGCACCTTGATCAAAGGATTGATCTGTGTCGGCGGCTATCGTCCACAGCGTCAGTTACCGATATTGGGAACGCTCGAAGAGGGGCAACCAATTGATCTAAGCTCCAACTCGGTTATTCTGGTGAGGGACGGACACATGGTATTGCCGCAAGTTGCGAGCTTCTTGCGTCGGTGGAGATACGAGGGGATCGATGTGCTCTCGCTCGCTGATTTGTGTGAGGAGGTATTTCAAGCGGTTCCCTTGCAAATGGTGACGGAGAGCTGGCTTTTTAGAGCATCAACACAGTCTAACCTTTTTTATGTGAAGAGGTTGAAGCGTTTGTTTGATATCGCGGCATCGTTGGCTTTCATGGTCATGCTGTCGCCGTTTCTTTTCGTTGGAATGTTGCTGGTGAAGACCCAATCGAAGGGACCGGTGTTTTTTCGTCAAGAACGGTTGGGAAGGCTTGGTCGAAAATTTGAGGTGGTGAAATTGAGAACCATGCACGTCGATGCTGAAAAAGATGGACCTAAATGGTCGGTGGCCAACGACAAAAGAGTGTTTCCGGCAGGTAAGTGGTTGAGGAAGTTCCGAGTGGACGAGATTCCGCAGTTACTGAATGTATTACGCGGTGAGATGTCCTTTGTGGGACCAAGGCCGGAACGAGGGGTGTTTGTAAGCGAGTTGGAGCAAAAAATCCCTCACTACCGGGAGAGGTTGTTCATTCAGCCGGGGCTGACAGGGTGGGCCCAAGTTCGCTATCCTTACGGTTCATGTGCGGGTGATGCCTGGAGGAAGCTAGAATTTGATTTGTATTACATGAAGCACATGAGCCTCCTCCTAGATTTTTTCGTGTTGCTGGAGACTGTGCGCACCGTTTTAGTTGGGGGAGTGAAGTCGATGGGGGAACATGCGGTGCATGCAGATAGAGAGTGGAGCCTGTTAAGTCCTGGGTTGTTGGCGGAAGTGGAAGCAGGGGGGATTTCTGACCCTCTGCCGGGAACGACGGCGGTGAATGCGTGA
- a CDS encoding polysaccharide biosynthesis/export family protein, which yields MPTFRVGDGLELMVEEDTSFNGQFSVRPEGYVLIPKLGRIPVLGLTRDGAERKMRESLQRSQLTKATVFVELISSGPDAQAAMAQQPRIKVFLTGKVGSPGQHQIPVVSGRNPGVYEALLMAGGPSNFGNLSKVEIMRQDSAGLRRKQVVDVRAIEQGKTSDVPLGDGDIINVPPKVFGF from the coding sequence ATGCCAACCTTCAGAGTGGGAGACGGGCTGGAGTTGATGGTTGAAGAGGATACCTCTTTTAACGGGCAGTTTAGTGTGAGGCCTGAAGGCTATGTATTGATTCCCAAGTTGGGTCGGATTCCGGTGTTGGGTCTGACGAGGGATGGCGCGGAGCGCAAGATGCGGGAGTCTTTGCAGAGGTCGCAATTGACCAAGGCCACGGTTTTTGTGGAGTTGATTTCTTCCGGGCCCGATGCTCAGGCAGCGATGGCGCAGCAGCCGCGCATCAAGGTGTTCTTGACTGGCAAGGTGGGGAGTCCAGGGCAACATCAGATCCCGGTGGTTTCGGGTCGGAATCCGGGAGTTTATGAAGCGCTACTGATGGCTGGCGGGCCTTCGAATTTCGGGAATTTATCGAAAGTGGAGATCATGCGGCAGGATTCAGCGGGGTTGCGGCGCAAACAGGTGGTGGATGTCCGGGCCATTGAGCAGGGCAAGACGAGTGATGTGCCATTGGGAGATGGAGATATTATTAATGTTCCCCCCAAAGTATTCGGTTTCTAG
- a CDS encoding glycosyltransferase, with protein sequence MKRPRLLFISNLFPDETERYRGLDNATVLHRLSDSWEIRVLALRPTLKAWLSSGKESWNPRSGDEIFAPNFVPVRYVPRIGDLVNHQLMERALENAMEVQRGKQEFDVVMASWLYPDGWAAAALAKKLGLPLVLIAQGSDVHRYLKVARRRTLILEAVEQSVAVITRSKSLARLLEAAGVPNEKLKPVANGVDSKVFHRNGLGGERENRGLGGEAKVVLFVGNLLPVKNPGLLVRAFGEVVRARPEWRMQLLIAGKGPMEKELKELVEKLGMAGQVTFLGPLPAVEIGERMRAADLLCLSSRNEGLPNVVLESMACGLPVLATDVGGIHEVVDEPWKGLLTPEDDVEAFAQAMEKLLETPLDGKRIAEYGGTLSWERTAAVYQSVLETAVESDSEKSFQLKS encoded by the coding sequence ATGAAACGCCCGAGGTTGCTGTTCATTTCCAATCTGTTCCCGGATGAAACAGAACGTTATCGCGGATTGGACAATGCCACGGTGTTGCACCGATTGTCCGATTCGTGGGAGATCAGAGTGCTTGCTTTGAGACCAACACTGAAAGCATGGTTGTCGTCAGGCAAGGAGTCGTGGAATCCACGGTCGGGTGACGAGATCTTCGCGCCGAACTTTGTGCCGGTCCGTTATGTGCCAAGGATTGGGGACTTGGTGAATCATCAGCTCATGGAGCGGGCATTGGAGAATGCGATGGAGGTGCAGCGGGGGAAGCAGGAGTTCGATGTGGTGATGGCGAGTTGGTTGTATCCGGATGGATGGGCGGCGGCGGCGCTGGCAAAAAAGCTGGGGTTGCCGTTGGTGCTGATCGCGCAGGGGTCGGATGTGCATCGCTATCTGAAAGTGGCCAGGCGACGAACTTTGATCTTGGAGGCGGTGGAACAAAGCGTGGCGGTGATCACCAGAAGCAAGTCACTGGCGCGATTGTTGGAAGCGGCGGGGGTGCCGAATGAAAAATTGAAGCCAGTGGCTAATGGAGTGGACAGCAAGGTGTTCCATCGAAATGGGCTCGGCGGTGAGCGTGAAAACCGAGGATTGGGAGGGGAAGCGAAGGTGGTTTTGTTTGTGGGGAATTTGTTGCCGGTCAAAAACCCAGGATTGTTGGTGAGGGCATTCGGGGAGGTGGTAAGGGCCAGGCCGGAATGGCGGATGCAATTGCTGATTGCGGGGAAAGGTCCAATGGAAAAAGAATTGAAGGAGTTGGTGGAGAAGTTGGGAATGGCGGGTCAGGTGACATTTCTAGGACCATTGCCGGCGGTGGAAATTGGAGAAAGAATGAGGGCGGCGGATTTGTTGTGTTTGAGCAGTCGGAACGAAGGGCTGCCCAATGTGGTATTGGAGTCAATGGCTTGTGGATTGCCGGTGTTGGCGACGGATGTGGGCGGGATACATGAAGTGGTGGATGAGCCGTGGAAGGGGCTGTTGACTCCAGAGGATGATGTGGAGGCGTTCGCACAGGCGATGGAAAAATTGTTGGAGACGCCATTGGACGGGAAGCGGATCGCGGAGTATGGCGGCACCCTGTCTTGGGAGAGAACTGCCGCGGTTTATCAGTCGGTTCTGGAAACAGCCGTGGAGAGTGATTCGGAAAAGAGTTTTCAGCTTAAATCATGA
- a CDS encoding ArnT family glycosyltransferase, translating to MQSKHGAWQSDLGGDPDEAAHAVTSLMVRDYVVHSFGSHPLEFADAYYARYPKVALGHYPPGYYALVAVVLTLFSSIQTLLVLQAVLAASVATFLVWFGSRTMSVWLGLVAGVAWCMTMPVLKLSMLVMADFFLVLMCLAATGAFALFMRKPKAAWALAFGVFASMAILIKGSGWMLALLPPIAIGLAKEWRLLIKPSLWLAPLPVLLLALPWQWFSFRFTEEGMSGLSPAGHFMEALPFYGRAFVDNYGWPLALVMVIALVQLVWRWGSGSKVGFVEAALWALLLSGAVMMMSVPAGLSSRYFLPLSAPMMLLVVLSMSRWLDWFSWPPLVKVGAVGLVMGISVGSLVSLPKLAKEVKGFSNGVLMVHEEGIADHGTMLICSDARGEGAMVAAAAFDEGMRGLEGFRMLRASKVLAEIDWLGRGNEELFASDQEMLKYLEQQRVEWVLVDQSVAEVDRPAYFGQLTGALKAADGEWSQWREVKVQRAVNDFGSMQIFRRIGPPKRVGDGV from the coding sequence TTGCAGTCCAAACATGGAGCTTGGCAAAGCGACCTGGGAGGCGACCCCGATGAGGCGGCGCATGCGGTGACAAGTCTGATGGTGCGGGACTATGTGGTTCATTCCTTCGGGAGCCATCCGTTGGAGTTCGCCGACGCGTATTATGCTCGCTATCCAAAAGTGGCGTTGGGACATTACCCGCCGGGATATTATGCGCTGGTTGCCGTAGTCCTTACCCTGTTTTCATCGATCCAAACCTTGCTGGTGTTGCAGGCAGTTCTCGCAGCTTCTGTGGCGACCTTTTTAGTATGGTTTGGATCGAGGACAATGTCGGTCTGGTTGGGGTTGGTGGCGGGTGTAGCCTGGTGTATGACGATGCCGGTGTTGAAGTTGTCGATGCTGGTGATGGCCGATTTCTTTCTGGTGTTGATGTGCCTGGCGGCAACCGGGGCGTTTGCGCTCTTCATGAGAAAACCGAAGGCGGCTTGGGCACTGGCGTTTGGGGTTTTTGCTTCGATGGCGATTCTCATCAAAGGTTCGGGTTGGATGCTCGCACTCTTGCCTCCGATTGCGATTGGATTGGCGAAAGAATGGAGACTGTTGATCAAACCTTCGCTATGGCTGGCACCGTTGCCGGTGTTGCTGCTGGCGCTGCCTTGGCAGTGGTTTTCTTTCCGATTTACTGAGGAGGGAATGAGCGGATTGTCGCCCGCGGGCCATTTCATGGAGGCACTGCCATTTTACGGGAGGGCGTTTGTGGACAACTATGGGTGGCCGCTGGCGCTGGTGATGGTGATTGCTCTTGTTCAGTTGGTGTGGCGATGGGGGAGTGGCAGTAAAGTTGGTTTCGTGGAAGCTGCTTTGTGGGCTTTGCTCCTCTCTGGAGCGGTGATGATGATGTCGGTTCCAGCCGGGCTAAGTTCGCGATATTTTCTGCCGTTGAGTGCACCGATGATGTTGTTGGTGGTGCTAAGCATGAGCCGGTGGCTCGATTGGTTCAGCTGGCCGCCATTGGTAAAGGTGGGGGCCGTTGGGTTGGTGATGGGGATCTCGGTGGGGAGTCTGGTTTCGTTGCCCAAATTGGCCAAAGAAGTGAAAGGGTTTTCAAATGGGGTGTTGATGGTTCATGAGGAGGGGATAGCAGACCATGGCACCATGCTGATCTGCTCGGATGCAAGGGGTGAAGGGGCCATGGTGGCAGCAGCTGCTTTTGATGAAGGCATGCGAGGGCTGGAAGGGTTCAGAATGTTGAGGGCTTCGAAGGTGTTGGCGGAGATTGACTGGCTGGGGAGGGGAAATGAGGAGTTGTTTGCCAGTGACCAGGAGATGTTGAAATATTTGGAACAACAAAGGGTGGAGTGGGTGTTGGTCGACCAAAGTGTGGCGGAGGTGGATCGGCCCGCTTATTTTGGTCAGCTCACGGGTGCATTGAAGGCAGCGGATGGTGAGTGGAGCCAATGGCGCGAGGTGAAGGTGCAGCGGGCGGTCAATGATTTTGGATCGATGCAGATCTTCCGGCGGATTGGTCCACCGAAAAGAGTGGGGGATGGGGTCTAA